ACATCTTACTGAACAAAAGGAAGTTTCTCTCTTTTCAATCACTGCTGTCCCGCTCTTGAGGTTAGGAAATGTCAAGAGTGAGGGAGATTTGCATTTTCAAATGATCAAGCTGATGACTGCATGCAGAATGGATTGGAGAGGGGATAGAGGAGGAAGCAGGAATGCCAGCTGGGAGGTTGTCTTGTCAGAGTTGAGAGTCAAGTGCAGATCTGTGACTTTGACACCATCACAGTTAACCACTTTGTAATATTGCCTTTTTTACCcagaattttcctttcttcttctcaacTGAGCCCTGTGGCAGATAGATTCTAGGATCTGTTCAATGATTCAGTGATGTCTGCCTTCTGGTATACATGCCTTTGTATAACTCCCTCCCTTGAATATGGGCTGGCCTAGTGACTTGCTTCCAACCAACAGATTACAGCAAAGATGATGAAATGTCACCTCTGTGAGACTATAACTTCCATCTGGCTAGCAGGCTCTAATCTTTGCTTACTTTGCTTAAGAAAGCTGCCATGTTGTAGAGGCTCATGTGGCAAGAAGTGAGGGCAACCTCCAGCCAACAGTCAGCTAGTGGAACCCCTGAAGCCAGCAACCCTTGAGGGTTGTCAACAAGCCCGGTCCGGTGGCTCAAgcatcagcactttgggaggctgagggaggtggatcatgaggtcaagagatcgagacctcctggccaacatggtgaaatcctgtctctactaaaaataaaaaaattagctgggcatggtggcatgtgcttgtaatgccagctatttggcaggagaatcgcttgaaccaggaggcggaggttgcggtaagctgagattgagccactgcactcaggcctggcaacacagtgagactctgtctcaaaaaacaaaaaaaaaaaaaaaaaaaaagaaagaaaagaaattctgctAACAATATAAGTGAGCTTGGGAGCAGATCCTTCCCCAGTCAGGCCTTCAAATGAAAACAGCCCTGACCAATAACTTGATTTCAGCCTTACAGGGTTTCAGAGAAACCGTGAAGCACAGGACCCAATGAAATGATGCCTGAACTCCTAACCTATAAGCTCTGAAATAAATGGGTGTTGCTTTAAACCATtcagtttgtagtaatttgtttaTCTGATAACTAATGAAGTACCTATTCAAAATGTGTCATCATCATGCAGGTGAGGTTTTCCCTTCTGAAAACCTGGGAAACTTTCTGTAGTCAGACTCCACTACTGTACTACTGCTGTCTCTTCCCTCCAACTCTGCAGCACCCCAGCAAAAGACCTCTGCAGCTGAGTCCAAAGAACATTCCCATGTGAACCGAGCGACCAAGTGTCATCTGAGTGAGCTTGTTAGATTCTAGCCCCATCCTGTGCGAGGCCTTAAGTGGACCATTTACAGCTCACAAGAAATGCAGTTTATGAGGACAGACCATGAataatggggaggggggagggtatTACCAAGCAGATCAGCATAAGGAACATCCATTCCCAGAGAGAAACTTGGGCAATTGTCAGCTCAAGGACACATCTCTCCATCCTTTTACAGCATATTGCAATAGATTATAGCCATGCTAAATAATCCATAAACTTAGCTAATTCCACCAAACAGACAGGAAAGAAGGTAGAGTCCTACAACAGCCTAGTCGGAATAAGAACTACAGTAATTTTTCCAAAGGCCCTTAAGTTCTTGAATAATTCTTGTCAAAATGAATTTCAATCTGAGTTAACTCACAGTCAACAATTTggctgtttttcttgtttctcactCTACTGCCATACTCTCTTCCACAGTATTTTTAAGTAGTCATTTAAATGGGTTTGTTCTGCTGCAGGTGGCTGAGCCTGGGAGCTCCTCCTTGGGAGACTACACAGTGGATTCTATAATGATTAGTGGCAGCATCCAACGTCTCTTCCAAGTCTAAAATTTGTGAGTTTCAAAGTTGACTCTCCCCAAACCTGGCCTTTGCTGCTGCCTCAGATTCTCATTCACTCTAGCAAGGCAGCAAGGCAAAAGGGGCAAGACAAACCTTATCAACAGCACAGCAATCCCAGAATCACACTCTCTGGTCCAGCCAAGCCAAGTGGttttttttgggggagggggcgggTTTTAATCACCCTCTATTACCCAACATTCTCGTTCCCAGATGAATTTTAAACTGGAGTTGCACCAAGTGTGAGACAGCCTCACCCCAATGTTAAATACTaccagttattaaaaaaaaaaaaaaaaaaaagactgaaaacagtTCTCTCTGGAAAACGATCCACCAACGTTTTTATGGGAAGAAGAAAGTCTTCTCTAACACTTTAACTTAAGGGAAGAAGTgatggagaggaagaaggaaagtacATTGGCCAATACTCTGAAACTGACTGACTTGGGTACCTGTGGTCCAGAAAGGATCCCGAAAGAcagtgactctgtctcaatgaTTATTACCATCCCAATTAAAAGTCATAATGACAGCATTTACATTCACACAGGGTCTCTTTCCAAGAAGTCTGTGATTCACCTACATGTCCTCAATTCTCAAGATAACAATGGGGTCAACAAGGAGGTGACAGCCGGGTCCTGTGAGAGCTGTTTGTCAGAGCCCACTCTCAGTGAGTCAGTCCCTGGAAGTTGGGTTCAGTGCATGGAGGCAGGGCCACTGACTGGCTTAGCAACTTGTCCATCATGCCGATTTTAGCATCTTGCTTCTCAATGTCCTCATACGGAGTCCAGGACAAGTCATGCTGTAGCTTGTAGGCACCAAGGAAGTCATGTGGACAACTTGTCCCCCATTCCTAGAGAGGGCAAAGGAGGCAGTTCCCATCAGGGTGGGTGGTAAACAAACTGAGCTCATTTCCTAATTATGCCACAATCTCTTTTTGGCTTTTCACTTCATACCAGTCAGAACAGTCTTTGGAAAGCAGTTACCTTACACATCAGATCCCTCCCTTGAGAAAATGAGTGAAATAATTTAAGCACAGTTATATTTTTTATAGTCATGTCTGGGCTCACATCACCCCCAGTTTTCTAAGAAACCATATACCAATCCCCATGTCTACATTTTCACACATATACCAAGAATTTCTCAGAGGCTGGAGTAGATTTTTGGGCAAACAATGTATGTTCTTACCTTTGGAGAAATGATGGAAAAATACTGCTGACCACTCTCCCGTTTATAGAGGTAGTAAATGTTGCCAGGTTTTTTCACCATATTACAAGCTACATGGTGCAGGTCGGCATCTCTGTGAGCATCTTCCAGTACCTATGAATCACAGATATGTAACGAATTAGGTATTGGAGATAACGGGCACCCATATTCAGTGATCATCCCAATTAAAATTTGGAAACCATTCAATGCTTAGGATCTTGGTCCCCAGTAGCAATGAATCACTTTGAAGATCCAGATaactcagaagaaacaaaaattagactATGCTGCTATGCTGtaaaaaaggctttaaaaaattatatttcaagccaggcacagtgattcatgcctgtaatcctagcactttgggaggccatggcaggtggatcacttgaactcaggagaccagcttgggcaatatggcaaaaccctgtctctactaaaaatacaaaaaattagccaggtatggtggcatatgcctgtactcccaactacgtgggaggctgaggcaagaggatcacgtcagcccagggggcagaggttacagtgagctgagacggcaccactgcagtccagcttgggtgatacaatgataccctatctcaaaaaaaaaaaaaaaaaaagatatttcaaaatgttgAGCATTAATGACTCCAggtaatttttaagtttctttcctatttttctgtgctaagtacatttcttttataagtgaaaacatattcCCCTGTTAAAATGCTTTACCTCATGAAACCTTctcctggaaaaaacaaaacaagggaggccgaggcaggcggatcacctgaggtcaggagttcaagacaggcctggccaacatggcgaaactccatctctgctaaaaatacaaaagttagcagggtgtggtggtgggcacctgtaatcccagctacttgggaggctgagacaggagaatcgcttgaacccgggaggcggaggctgaagtaagctgagaccacgccactacactccagcctgggcaacaagagcaaaactctgtctcaaaaacaaacaaacaaacaaacaaacaaaaacttatacTTAACCTCTTAAGcttattccttctattttattCAACACCTCTACATTTCTAGGAGGTACTAAAGACATAAAAAGTCACAATGATTATAAACAAGTTCAGCCAATCTTGagaactaaataaagaaaatgaaagcctgTCTAACAGTCATTCCTTACCTTCCTGGCTTGTTCCTGTAAATGTTGGATTTGCTCAGCTATGACTGTCAGCTTGTTGGTGGCATTTGCTCGGATGAATTCATCAGCCTACAGGTGAGAGAAAACTAAACTGTGggttgaaagaagaaaagacttcTATGATGTTCTTTTCTGGATCCCAGTGAAGAGGGTTATGTGAATATTTTGCTTCtgcctaaaatatttttcccattctctccACTGCCCCATAGCCTCCCACTCATCCCGAGGCCCCACTCAGATAGCACTGTCATGAGAAGGCCACCCTGACATGACTCCACACCACAGTTAAGTGCTCTCTTCTATTTCCCATAGCTTTCCACCCTTTCACTATGAACTGCAGTTACACTGAACTTCTTTAGTTCTCCAACatgccttctctctttctctctctcctgctaccaaATATATTGAACATACCGTCTCCTCCAACCAATCCATTTTTCCTCCTGCTCGTTACCTAACAAACACCACACATTTCTCAGGTCTCCATTTTCTCATGTTTAAACCCTTGTGAAATCAGGGAtggattttaaataattaaaagacacTTGTGATCTGGCCCTTATCATCTGCTAAGGTAGAAATCTAGATACACACAGAAAGTATTCGGGTTTTTCTATGTGACCCCCACACACCCAGAACGGAGAAAGTATGTGTTAATCTGACCATTTCCTCAGTTATTTACATCACAACTACTTAAATTTTAACTTATATGTGCATTTCTAATTATTACTTAAAACGTATTTTAAAAGACTGCATTATGATGTGGACCTGAACAGAGTTATAATGTGCACACAAGACTGCCTGTCATGTGCCACAAAGTGCAACTGAAGgcaatggaaattttttttttttcagacagagtttttgctcttattgtccaggctggagctcaatggcacgatcttggctcactgcaacctgcgcctcctggagtcaagtgattctctaagctcagccacccgagtagctgggactatagatgcccaccaccatgcccagctaatttttatatttttagtagaggcagggtttcaccatgttgtccaggctggtcttgaacttctgacctcagctgatccac
The genomic region above belongs to Piliocolobus tephrosceles isolate RC106 chromosome 1, ASM277652v3, whole genome shotgun sequence and contains:
- the C1H1orf50 gene encoding uncharacterized protein C1orf50 homolog; the encoded protein is MEDAAALGRTEGVPERQGPQPAAGQGGALVELTPTPGGLALVSPYHTHRAGDPLDLVALAEQVQKADEFIRANATNKLTVIAEQIQHLQEQARKVLEDAHRDADLHHVACNMVKKPGNIYYLYKRESGQQYFSIISPKEWGTSCPHDFLGAYKLQHDLSWTPYEDIEKQDAKIGMMDKLLSQSVALPPCTEPNFQGLTH